A single Nitrospinota bacterium DNA region contains:
- a CDS encoding oligopeptide/dipeptide ABC transporter ATP-binding protein, translated as MGGLIQVENLKKYFPVKKGFLKRIVGYVKAIDGVSFIVNKGETLGLVGESGCGKTTLGRTVDRLLVPTEGRIYFDGREITHIQGKKLKETRKDIQIVFQNPKASIDPRMTIADVIGESLKEHSLVKDEKELKERVLELIREVGLEEEHLSRFRHAFSGGQLQRITIARTLAMGPKVIVLDEPTSALDVSVQAKILKLLKKLQKEHNLTYLFISHDLAVISVISDRIAVIYLGKIVELTDTKRIFNSPMHPYTWALLSSNPGLIPKHKPKRIILKGEVPSPINPPSGCRFHPRCPFAKDICKKGEPPPFTEVKKGHFVRCYFPYLAQKEWAPFLKEKLTH; from the coding sequence TTATACAAGTTGAAAATCTTAAAAAATATTTTCCTGTAAAAAAGGGGTTTCTAAAAAGAATAGTAGGATATGTTAAAGCTATTGATGGGGTTAGTTTTATTGTTAACAAAGGAGAAACTTTGGGTTTGGTTGGGGAATCAGGATGTGGGAAGACAACCTTAGGGAGGACTGTTGATAGACTTCTTGTGCCTACAGAGGGAAGGATATATTTTGATGGAAGAGAGATTACTCATATACAGGGGAAAAAATTAAAAGAAACAAGAAAAGACATACAGATCGTCTTTCAAAATCCAAAGGCTTCAATTGATCCGAGGATGACAATAGCAGATGTTATTGGAGAGTCCTTAAAAGAACATAGTCTTGTAAAAGACGAAAAAGAATTAAAAGAAAGAGTTTTGGAACTAATCAGAGAAGTTGGGTTAGAAGAAGAACATCTTAGCAGATTTAGACATGCTTTTAGTGGAGGTCAACTTCAGAGGATTACAATTGCAAGGACATTAGCTATGGGCCCTAAGGTTATAGTACTGGATGAGCCAACATCTGCCCTGGATGTATCAGTTCAGGCAAAAATTCTTAAACTTCTAAAAAAACTACAAAAGGAGCATAATTTAACCTATCTTTTTATTTCTCATGATTTAGCTGTTATTAGTGTGATAAGTGATAGGATTGCAGTTATATACCTGGGGAAAATAGTGGAGTTAACAGATACAAAAAGGATTTTCAATTCTCCTATGCACCCCTATACCTGGGCATTGCTTAGTTCAAATCCTGGACTGATTCCAAAGCATAAACCAAAGAGAATAATTTTAAAAGGAGAAGTCCCAAGTCCAATAAATCCTCCTTCTGGTTGTAGATTTCATCCAAGATGCCCATTCGCAAAGGATATCTGCAAAAAAGGAGAGCCTCCGCCATTTACAGAGGTAAAAAAAGGACATTTTGTTAGATGCTACTTCCCCTATTTAGCTCAAAAAGAATGGGCGCCATTTTTAAAAGAAAAATTAACCCATTAG